The Drosophila bipectinata strain 14024-0381.07 chromosome 2L, DbipHiC1v2, whole genome shotgun sequence genome has a segment encoding these proteins:
- the LOC108127101 gene encoding uncharacterized protein isoform X3, with amino-acid sequence MACKKKTKLWEPMLMGKDDMKTTTQRMYEEGAKGLRSISTQEKKLVNFQSFNMDNASEDDHIETPMLSSYTRQYSRPYPPRCKPLTPKTESPDPLFNRRPKNDFQFETGLAFKFLDDHMHNISETRKKVNFFRQLRNQSFLLY; translated from the exons ATGGCCTGCAAAAAAAAGACCAAGTTGTGGGAGCCCATGCTCATGGGGAAGGACGACATGAAGACCACTACTCAAAGGATGTATGAGGAAGGAGCCAAGGGCCTTAGATCGATTTCGACCCAGGAAAAGAAGCTGGTCAACTTTCAATCGTTTAACATGGATAA CGCAAGCGAAGATGATCATATTGAGACCCCGATGTTGTCCAGTTATACTCGGCAGTATTCACGACCATACCCTCCCAGGTGCAAGCCTTTAACTCCAAAAACCGAGTCACCCGATCCTCTATTTAATCGTCGACCAAAAAATGATTTCCAATTTGAGACAGGATTGGCCTTCAAATTCCTGGACGATCACATGCACAACATTTCTGAGACGCGCAAAAAAGTTAACTTCTTCCGACAATTAAG AAACCAATCTTTTCTTCTGTATTAA
- the LOC108127101 gene encoding uncharacterized protein isoform X2 — protein sequence MACKKKTKLWEPMLMGKDDMKTTTQRMYEEGAKGLRSISTQEKKLVNFQSFNMDNSASEDDHIETPMLSSYTRQYSRPYPPRCKPLTPKTESPDPLFNRRPKNDFQFETGLAFKFLDDHMHNISETRKKVNFFRQLRNQSFLLY from the exons ATGGCCTGCAAAAAAAAGACCAAGTTGTGGGAGCCCATGCTCATGGGGAAGGACGACATGAAGACCACTACTCAAAGGATGTATGAGGAAGGAGCCAAGGGCCTTAGATCGATTTCGACCCAGGAAAAGAAGCTGGTCAACTTTCAATCGTTTAACATGGATAA CAGCGCAAGCGAAGATGATCATATTGAGACCCCGATGTTGTCCAGTTATACTCGGCAGTATTCACGACCATACCCTCCCAGGTGCAAGCCTTTAACTCCAAAAACCGAGTCACCCGATCCTCTATTTAATCGTCGACCAAAAAATGATTTCCAATTTGAGACAGGATTGGCCTTCAAATTCCTGGACGATCACATGCACAACATTTCTGAGACGCGCAAAAAAGTTAACTTCTTCCGACAATTAAG AAACCAATCTTTTCTTCTGTATTAA
- the LOC108127101 gene encoding uncharacterized protein isoform X1, whose product MACKKKTKLWEPMLMGKDDMKTTTQRMYEEGAKGLRSISTQEKKLVNFQSFNMDNSRFSSASEDDHIETPMLSSYTRQYSRPYPPRCKPLTPKTESPDPLFNRRPKNDFQFETGLAFKFLDDHMHNISETRKKVNFFRQLRNQSFLLY is encoded by the exons ATGGCCTGCAAAAAAAAGACCAAGTTGTGGGAGCCCATGCTCATGGGGAAGGACGACATGAAGACCACTACTCAAAGGATGTATGAGGAAGGAGCCAAGGGCCTTAGATCGATTTCGACCCAGGAAAAGAAGCTGGTCAACTTTCAATCGTTTAACATGGATAA ttcCCGGTTTAGCAGCGCAAGCGAAGATGATCATATTGAGACCCCGATGTTGTCCAGTTATACTCGGCAGTATTCACGACCATACCCTCCCAGGTGCAAGCCTTTAACTCCAAAAACCGAGTCACCCGATCCTCTATTTAATCGTCGACCAAAAAATGATTTCCAATTTGAGACAGGATTGGCCTTCAAATTCCTGGACGATCACATGCACAACATTTCTGAGACGCGCAAAAAAGTTAACTTCTTCCGACAATTAAG AAACCAATCTTTTCTTCTGTATTAA